Proteins co-encoded in one Pararge aegeria chromosome 19, ilParAegt1.1, whole genome shotgun sequence genomic window:
- the LOC120632023 gene encoding cysteine protease ATG4D, with the protein MMNGTRGTVTGGSALSSSSGVRQGGTSMKVDSISNAATSSDSTRDSAEDLLDLKGKVESRLLSMWNNVKFGWTVKLKTNFSKESPVWLLGRCYHRKLSPTGSLESSTEIGTEATANDPMEQIYGEGIEGFKSDFISKIWMTYRREFPMMSGSTFTTDCGWGCMLRSGQMMLAQALVCHFLGRSWRWTPEKPIQNAREFQEDCLHRMVIKWFADKSSVNSPLSIHQMVNLGESLGKKPGDWYGPASVAHCLKAVMTSASKENYELDKLEVYVAQESTIYVQDVYSNCRLPNGSWKSLILLVPVKLGTDKLNPIYGPCLTSLLTLDFCIGIIGGRPKHSLYFVGYQDDRLIHLDPHYCQEVVDVWQPNFSLQTFHCRSPRKMPIIKMDPSCCIGFYLATHSDFETFVNVISSFLVPQGVSSCNEYPIFTIHNGSRSTVMNPPNIRYSIFESDHHWVTPNIQDSDTDIESEEFVLV; encoded by the coding sequence ATGATGAACGGAACAAGGGGCACAGTTACTGGAGGATCTGCCCTGTCTTCTAGCAGTGGCGTTAGGCAGGGTGGAACAAGTATGAAGGTCGATAGCATTAGCAACGCCGCCACATCGAGTGATAGCACTCGTGACAGTGCAGAAGATCTCCTTGATCTCAAGGGAAAAGTAGAATCACGTTTGTTGTCTATGTGGAATAACGTGAAATTCGGATGGACGGTGAAATTAAAAACCAATTTTTCTAAAGAGTCGCCTGTGTGGCTTTTAGGTCGCTGTTATCATCGAAAGTTGAGCCCTACAGGTTCTTTAGAGTCCTCTACCGAAATTGGTACAGAGGCTACAGCTAATGATCCTATGGAGCAAATTTACGGAGAAGGTATCGAAGGCTTTAAATCTGATTTTATTAGCAAAATTTGGATGACATATCGCAGAGAGTTTCCCATGATGTCTGGCTCAACATTTACAACTGACTGTGGTTGGGGTTGCATGTTGCGTAGTGGGCAGATGATGTTAGCTCAAGCTTTAGTGTGTCATTTCCTGGGTCGCTCATGGAGATGGACGCCAGAAAAGCCCATACAGAATGCTAGGGAGTTTCAAGAGGATTGTCTGCATCGCATGGTCATAAAATGGTTTGCTGATAAGTCATCTGTGAACAGTCCTCTCTCAATACATCAGATGGTGAACTTGGGAGAATCTCTTGGAAAGAAACCAGGAGATTGGTATGGCCCAGCATCTGTTGCACACTGTTTGAAAGCTGTAATGACTTCAGCCTCTAAAGAAAATTATGAACTCGATAAATTAGAAGTTTATGTTGCTCAAGAATCGACTATTTATGTTCAAGATGTCTATTCAAATTGTAGATTACCAAATGGTTCATGGAAATCTCTCATTTTACTTGTACCTGTCAAATTAGGAACTGATAAGCTTAATCCTATTTATGGGCCTTGTCTTACTTCTCTTTTGACTTTGGACTTCTGCATAGGAATCATTGGTGGGAGACCTaaacattctttatattttgttgGTTATCAAGATGATAGACTAATTCATTTAGATCCACATTACTGCCAAGAAGTGGTTGATGTGTGGCAACcaaatttttctttacaaaCCTTTCACTGCCGTTCCCCAAGAAAAATGCCCATTATTAAAATGGATCCATCATGTTGCATTGGTTTCTACCTTGCAACACACAGTGATTTTGAAACTTTTGTAAATGTAATCAGTTCATTCCTTGTACCGCAAGGTGTGTCATCATGTAATGAGTACcctatatttacaatacacaaTGGATCTCGTAGCACAGTAATGAACCCGCCTAATATTAGATACTCAATATTTGAATCAGACCACCATTGGGTAACTCCAAATATTCAAGACAGTGATACTGATATTGAATCTGAAGAATTTGTTCTAGTATAa
- the LOC120632024 gene encoding protein farnesyltransferase subunit beta has translation MENHIRCFDDISKQVFNDEGVPTNSSLEQKSVENLILKIYKQFEQNASIDPDLPRLYKSAHAKFLKNALINLSQSYTCLDASRPWLIYWILHALWALKDMPDAETLSHTVSFLSKCQHSEGGYGGGPGQYSHLGTTYAAVNALSIIGTDEAYNSIDRSSLQKFLWTVREVDGSFALHRGGEQDIRGAYCAVSIAKLTNTFTEALFDKTAEWITSCQTYEGGFAGCPGMEAHGGYAYCGIAALGLLNRTKLCDLDALLRWCVNRQTSVEGGFQGRTNKLVDGCYSFWQGAIFPIISAILAQDHPEMIETVLFHQGALQEYIIVCCQAPDGGLVDKPGKPRDIYHTCYTLSGLSVAQHGTGANDAYVVGTHHNELNRIHPLHNIAPHLAYNALHYFIRHPPPVKDKN, from the exons ATGGAAAATCATATTCGATGCTTTGATGATATCTCTAAACAAGTTTTTAATGATGAAGGGGTACCAACAAATTCATCATTGGAACAG AAAAGtgtagaaaatttaattttgaaaatatacaaacaatttgaACAGAATGCCTCAATTGATCCAGACTTGCCTAGACTTTACAAGAGTGCTCATGCTAAGTTTTTAAAGAATGCCTTAATCAATTTATCACAAAGCTATACATGTTTAGATGCAAGTAGACCTTGGTTAATCTACTGGATTTTGCATGCGTTGTGGGCTTTGAAGGATATGCCTGATGCAGAAACTCTATCGCATACAGTGAGTTTCTTATCTAAATGTCAGCACAGTGAAGGAGGGTACGGTGGTGGCCCAGGGCAGTATTCACATCTGGGCACAACATATGCAGCTGTTAATGCCCTAAGTATAATTGGTACTGATGAAGCCTACAATTCAATTGATAGAAGTTCATTACAAAAATTCCTTTGGACTGTTCGTGAAGTGGATGGTTCATTTGCTCTTCATAGAGGGGGAGAACAGGATATTAGAGGTGCCTATTGTGCTGTAAGCATTGCTAAATTAACCAACACATTCACTGAGGCATTGTTTGATAAAACAGCAGAGTGGATAACAAGTTGTCAGACTTATGAAGGTGGATTTGCTGGGTGTCCAGGAATGGAAGCTCATGGAGGATATGCATACTGTGGAATTGCTGCCCTAGGATTATTAAATAGAACCAAGCTTTGTGATTTAGATGCATTATTGAGGTGGTGTGTTAATCGTCAGACATCTGTTGAAGGAGGGTTTCAAGGTCGAACTAATAAACTTGTTGATGGTTGCTACTCTTTTTGGCAAGGTGCTATTTTTCCTATCATTAGTGCAATATTAGCTCAAG atcATCCAGAAATGATAGAAACAGTACTGTTCCATCAAGGAGCCTTACaggaatatattattgtttgttgCCAAGCTCCTGATGGAGGACTTGTTGACAAGCCTGGAAA gCCTAGAGATATATACCACACTTGCTACACACTAAGTGGTTTGTCAGTTGCTCAACATGGCACAGGGGCAAATGATGCTTATGTTGTTGGGACTCATCACAATGAATTAAACCGGATTCACCCTTTGCATAATATTGCTCCTCATCTTGCTTATAATGCTCTACATTATTTCATTAGGCATCCTCCACCGGTGAAGGATAAAAACTAA